A genome region from Candidatus Tanganyikabacteria bacterium includes the following:
- the nadA gene encoding quinolinate synthase NadA: MDLVAEIARLKKERNAVILAHYYQDPDIQDVADFLGDSLALSQRAAATDADVILFCGVHFMAETAKLLNPDKVVLMPDLSAGCSLADSAPADRFEAWVRQHPGAHVVSYINCSAAVKALSDVICTSSNAVRVVETIPRGTEILFAPDQHLGRHVMKQTKREMTLWPGSCQVHEIFSEKRIVQLKIQYPEAVVVAHPECEEAVLAHADYIGSTSALLEYAVKSPAAELIVATEAGIIHQMQKRAPAKVFIPAPPNNGCACNECPHMRVQTLEKAYLALRDMVPEVTVDPDVAARALKPVRRMLDLSRPAAPAVA; this comes from the coding sequence ATGGATCTAGTCGCGGAGATTGCAAGGCTCAAGAAGGAGCGGAACGCCGTCATCCTGGCCCACTACTACCAGGATCCCGATATCCAGGACGTGGCCGATTTCCTGGGCGACAGCCTGGCCCTGTCCCAGCGCGCCGCCGCCACCGACGCCGACGTGATCCTGTTCTGCGGCGTCCACTTCATGGCCGAGACCGCCAAGTTACTCAATCCTGACAAGGTGGTGCTGATGCCCGACCTGTCGGCGGGGTGCTCGCTGGCCGACAGCGCGCCCGCCGATCGGTTCGAAGCCTGGGTGCGGCAGCATCCCGGCGCCCACGTGGTCTCCTACATCAACTGCAGCGCGGCCGTGAAGGCGCTTTCCGACGTGATTTGCACCTCGTCCAATGCGGTGCGCGTCGTCGAGACCATTCCGCGCGGCACCGAGATCCTCTTCGCCCCCGATCAGCACCTCGGCCGCCACGTGATGAAGCAGACGAAGCGCGAGATGACTCTCTGGCCGGGCTCATGCCAGGTGCACGAGATCTTCTCCGAAAAGCGCATCGTGCAGCTCAAGATCCAGTATCCGGAAGCAGTGGTCGTCGCGCATCCCGAGTGCGAGGAGGCGGTCCTGGCGCACGCCGACTACATCGGTTCGACTTCGGCCCTGCTCGAGTACGCCGTGAAGAGCCCCGCCGCCGAACTCATCGTGGCCACCGAGGCGGGCATCATCCACCAGATGCAGAAGCGCGCCCCGGCCAAGGTATTCATCCCGGCCCCGCCAAACAACGGCTGCGCGTGCAACGAGTGCCCCCACATGCGGGTGCAGACGCTCGAGAAGGCCTACCTGGCGCTCCGCGACATGGTGCCCGAGGTGACGGTCGATCCCGACGTGGCCGCCCGGGCGCTGAAGCCCGTGCGGCGCATGCTCGACCTTTCGCGGCCCGCGGCGCCCGCCGTCGCGTAG